The following are encoded together in the Streptomyces sp. NBC_01465 genome:
- a CDS encoding SigE family RNA polymerase sigma factor, whose amino-acid sequence MAHGEVLEFEDYVRTRQDALLRSARRLVPDPVDAQDLLQTALARTYGRWDGIADKSLADAYLRRVMINTRTEWWRARKLDEVPTEQLPDASVEDGTEQRADRALLMDILKVLAPKQRSVVVLRHWEQMSTEETAAALGMSAGTVKSTLHRALARLRQELESRAIESCDQALGRADHSEFAEMGRERCAA is encoded by the coding sequence ATGGCGCACGGTGAGGTGCTCGAGTTCGAAGATTACGTACGCACCAGGCAGGACGCGCTGCTGCGCAGTGCCCGCCGCCTCGTCCCGGACCCCGTCGACGCGCAGGACCTGCTGCAGACGGCCCTGGCGCGTACGTACGGCCGCTGGGACGGCATCGCCGACAAGTCCCTCGCCGACGCCTACCTCCGCCGCGTCATGATCAACACGCGTACGGAGTGGTGGCGCGCCCGCAAGCTGGACGAGGTGCCCACCGAGCAGCTGCCCGACGCGTCCGTCGAGGACGGCACGGAGCAGCGCGCCGACCGCGCGCTGCTGATGGACATCCTCAAGGTGCTCGCGCCCAAGCAGCGCAGCGTCGTCGTGCTGCGTCACTGGGAGCAGATGAGCACCGAGGAGACGGCTGCCGCGCTCGGCATGTCGGCGGGTACGGTGAAGTCGACACTGCACCGGGCGCTCGCGCGGCTGCGGCAGGAGCTGGAGAGCCGGGCCATCGAGTCCTGCGACCAGGCCCTGGGACGAGCAGATCATTCAGAGTTTGCAGAGATGGGGCGGGAGCGGTGCGCGGCCTGA
- the cseB gene encoding two-component system response regulator CseB, with translation MAETHVLFVEDDDVIREATQLALERDGFTVTAMPDGLSGLEAFRADRPDIALLDVMVPGLDGVSLCRRIRDESTVPVIMLSARADSIDVVLGLEAGADDYVTKPFDGAVLVARIRAVLRRFGHAGGAAGDLEDGEPDARGVLVFGDVEVDTEGMEVRKAGEPVALTPTEMRLLLEFSSAPGTVLSRDKLLERVWDYGWGGDTRVVDVHVQRLRTKIGQDRIETVRGFGYKLKA, from the coding sequence ATGGCCGAGACCCATGTCCTCTTCGTCGAGGACGACGACGTGATCCGCGAGGCGACCCAGCTCGCGCTGGAGCGCGACGGCTTCACCGTCACCGCCATGCCGGACGGGCTCTCCGGTCTCGAGGCGTTCCGCGCGGACCGGCCCGACATCGCCCTGCTCGACGTGATGGTGCCGGGCCTCGACGGCGTCAGCCTCTGCCGCCGTATCCGCGACGAGTCGACCGTCCCCGTGATCATGCTGTCCGCGCGCGCCGACTCCATCGACGTGGTGCTCGGCCTGGAGGCCGGGGCCGACGACTACGTGACCAAGCCCTTCGACGGCGCGGTCCTGGTCGCCCGGATCCGCGCGGTGCTGCGCCGCTTCGGTCATGCGGGAGGCGCCGCGGGCGATCTGGAGGACGGTGAGCCCGACGCGCGCGGGGTGCTGGTCTTCGGCGACGTGGAGGTCGACACGGAGGGCATGGAGGTACGGAAGGCGGGCGAGCCGGTGGCGCTGACGCCGACCGAGATGCGGCTGCTGCTCGAATTCTCCTCCGCGCCCGGCACCGTGCTCTCGCGCGACAAGCTCCTCGAGCGGGTCTGGGACTACGGCTGGGGCGGTGACACGCGGGTCGTGGACGTCCATGTCCAGCGGCTGCGCACCAAGATCGGCCAGGACCGGATCGAGACCGTCCGCGGCTTCGGCTACAAGCTCAAGGCATGA
- the cseC gene encoding two-component system sensor histidine kinase CseC, whose product MRHLALRTGVRWKISIAIAAVGALVAVALSLVVHNAARVSMLDNARDTQLGRLDWAQRLYDPNKKTQALGAKINDPLLPKPLRDKANDRRRSTFVDEHHNNAPDVWAASPLPNGDVLSVHNVYRDSAGVLDDLDRALVIGSVSVVIGGCALGVLIGGQLSRRLRKAAAAAGKIAQGQTDLRVRDAIGGVVRDETDELARAVDALTDTLQERVAAERRVTADIAHELRTPVTGLLTAAELLPPGRPTELVRNRAQALRTLVEDVLEVARLDSASERAELQEIALGEFVSRRVTVLDPEVKVRVVHESWVNTDPRRLERILGNLLGNAAKHGSTPVEVTVEGRVVRVRDHGPGFPEDLLREGPSRFRTGSSDRAGHGHGLGLTIAAGQAKVLGARLTFRNAAPEGAKISGGAIAVLWLPEHAPTNTGSYPVLPRTRA is encoded by the coding sequence ATGAGACATCTGGCCCTGCGGACGGGTGTCCGCTGGAAGATCTCCATCGCGATCGCGGCCGTGGGCGCGCTGGTCGCGGTGGCTCTCAGCCTGGTCGTGCACAACGCGGCCCGGGTCTCGATGCTCGACAACGCGCGCGACACCCAGCTGGGCCGCCTCGACTGGGCGCAGCGGCTGTACGACCCGAACAAGAAGACCCAGGCGCTCGGGGCGAAGATCAACGACCCGCTGCTGCCCAAGCCGCTGCGCGACAAGGCCAACGACCGCCGGCGCTCCACCTTCGTCGACGAGCACCACAACAACGCGCCCGACGTCTGGGCCGCCTCCCCGCTCCCCAACGGCGACGTGCTCTCGGTGCACAACGTCTACCGGGACAGCGCGGGCGTGCTCGACGACCTCGACCGGGCGCTGGTCATCGGTTCGGTCTCGGTCGTCATCGGGGGCTGCGCGCTCGGAGTGCTGATCGGCGGACAGCTCTCGCGGCGGCTGCGGAAGGCGGCGGCCGCGGCCGGGAAGATCGCCCAGGGGCAGACGGATCTACGGGTGCGGGACGCGATCGGCGGTGTCGTACGGGACGAGACCGATGAACTGGCGCGCGCCGTAGACGCGTTGACGGACACCCTGCAGGAGCGGGTGGCCGCCGAGCGCCGGGTCACCGCGGACATCGCGCACGAACTGCGTACGCCCGTCACGGGGTTGCTGACGGCGGCCGAGCTGCTGCCGCCGGGCCGTCCGACGGAGCTGGTACGCAACCGGGCGCAGGCCCTGCGGACGCTGGTCGAGGACGTACTGGAAGTGGCGCGGCTCGACAGCGCGTCGGAGCGGGCGGAGCTGCAGGAGATCGCGCTGGGCGAGTTCGTCAGCCGGCGCGTGACGGTGCTCGACCCGGAGGTCAAGGTCCGGGTGGTGCACGAGTCGTGGGTCAACACCGACCCGCGCCGCCTGGAGCGGATCCTGGGCAATCTGCTGGGCAACGCGGCCAAGCACGGGTCGACGCCGGTGGAGGTCACGGTCGAGGGCCGGGTGGTCCGGGTGCGCGACCACGGGCCCGGCTTCCCGGAGGATCTGCTGCGGGAGGGGCCGAGCCGTTTCCGTACGGGATCGAGCGACCGGGCCGGGCACGGACACGGACTGGGGCTGACCATCGCGGCCGGGCAGGCGAAGGTGCTGGGGGCGCGGCTCACGTTCCGCAATGCGGCGCCCGAGGGGGCGAAGATCTCGGGCGGGGCGATCGCGGTGCTGTGGCTTCCGGAACACGCGCCGACGAACACGGGGAGCTATCCGGTGCTGCCTCGAACTCGGGCCTAG
- a CDS encoding low temperature requirement protein A, protein MTTESLEEAPTERRATWFELFGDLVFVAAVGQVTHRIGEHPTGGAVAAAAALFVPLWWTWVLYAVRANRADRDNTAHRLLTMCGLAAVCGLAVFIGGVGHSPGADAGFVISYLCARAGVAALYAWESRTDTQLTPLLRSFATGSAASAVLWAGGLAFAPGPLRYGAWAAGMATDLALPLLSGRRIARATHHVEHLRERFGLFTIIVLGEAVLGFTNGLVHARTAPEAAAGAAAAFALCASLWWSYFSASGTRPGAHAQLARNPRLLHAYVFGHLPVQLGLAVTGGALGTAIATSAAHLPLSAAACILGGVALFLLATSAVRSAFTGVRDPVVAIRVITAALALALLPVSTHLPVPVLLALLAALVTASVAAESPNHRRRLATAAQAQH, encoded by the coding sequence GTGACCACCGAATCCCTCGAAGAGGCCCCAACCGAGCGCCGGGCCACCTGGTTCGAACTGTTCGGAGACCTCGTCTTCGTCGCCGCCGTCGGCCAGGTGACCCACCGCATCGGCGAACACCCCACGGGCGGGGCGGTGGCCGCGGCCGCCGCCCTGTTCGTACCGCTCTGGTGGACCTGGGTGCTCTATGCCGTACGCGCCAACAGGGCGGACCGCGACAACACCGCGCACCGGCTGCTCACGATGTGCGGACTGGCCGCGGTCTGCGGCCTCGCGGTCTTCATAGGCGGCGTCGGCCACTCCCCCGGCGCCGACGCGGGCTTCGTCATCTCCTACCTCTGCGCCCGCGCGGGCGTGGCGGCGCTGTACGCCTGGGAGTCGCGTACGGACACCCAACTCACCCCACTGCTGCGCTCGTTCGCGACGGGCTCGGCGGCCTCGGCCGTCCTGTGGGCCGGCGGCCTGGCCTTCGCGCCGGGCCCGCTCCGCTACGGGGCCTGGGCGGCGGGCATGGCCACGGACCTGGCCCTGCCGCTGCTCTCCGGCCGCCGCATCGCCCGCGCCACGCACCATGTGGAGCATCTGCGCGAACGCTTCGGCCTGTTCACGATCATCGTGCTCGGCGAAGCGGTGCTCGGCTTCACCAACGGCCTGGTCCACGCCCGTACCGCCCCCGAGGCGGCAGCCGGGGCCGCCGCCGCCTTCGCACTCTGCGCCAGCCTCTGGTGGTCGTACTTCAGCGCGAGCGGCACCCGCCCCGGCGCCCACGCCCAACTGGCCCGGAACCCACGCCTGTTGCACGCGTACGTCTTCGGCCACCTGCCGGTCCAGCTGGGCCTCGCCGTGACGGGCGGCGCACTCGGCACCGCGATAGCCACCTCTGCCGCACACCTCCCCCTCTCCGCGGCGGCCTGCATCCTCGGCGGCGTGGCCCTCTTCCTGCTCGCCACCTCCGCCGTCCGGTCCGCCTTCACCGGCGTACGCGACCCGGTCGTCGCCATCCGCGTGATCACGGCCGCCCTCGCCCTGGCCCTGCTCCCGGTCTCCACGCACCTTCCGGTCCCCGTACTCCTCGCCCTCCTGGCGGCCCTGGTCACGGCATCGGTCGCGGCCGAGTCCCCCAACCACCGCCGAAGGCTGGCCACGGCGGCCCAGGCCCAGCACTGA
- a CDS encoding MDR family MFS transporter has protein sequence MAGTANVADAIPEAKDGPQPRSVRVVLFALMIAMLLAMLDNMIVNTAMPTIVGELGGLEHLSWVVTAYTLATAASTPIWGKIGDMYGRKGAFLTSIVIFLVGSALSGMAQDMGQLIGFRAIQGLGAGGLMVGVMAIIGDLIPPRDRGKYQGMMAGIMALAMIGGPLVGGTITDHLGWRWTFYINLPLGAVALAMVTAVLHLPKKRARGRIDYLGTALLTIGITSIVLVTTWGGSQYEWGSAIIMELIFLGVASIVGFLFWETKAAEPVVPLHIFRSRNFSVMSVIGFMTGFVMFGAMLFLPLYQQSVQGASATNSGLLLMPMLLAMMAVSLIAGRVTTSTGKYKVFPIAGGALMTVGLYLLSTMDVDTSRLSTGIYMAVLGAGMGFLMQITMLVAQNSVEMKDMGVGSSTTTLFRTLGSSFGVAIMGALFTNRVNDEMASRLGKAAGALPSAQLDAAGLKKLPEQVQEAYKFAVSSGVHAGFLLGACIAVAVFVAAFFVKEVALRGAGTPAPAAPQDADKDKAEASV, from the coding sequence ATGGCCGGGACTGCCAACGTGGCAGACGCGATACCGGAGGCGAAGGACGGACCACAGCCGCGCAGCGTGCGGGTGGTCCTCTTCGCGCTGATGATCGCGATGCTGCTCGCGATGCTCGACAACATGATCGTGAACACCGCGATGCCGACCATCGTCGGCGAACTCGGCGGGCTCGAGCACCTGTCGTGGGTCGTCACGGCGTACACGCTCGCCACCGCCGCCTCCACCCCGATCTGGGGCAAGATCGGCGACATGTACGGGCGCAAGGGCGCCTTCCTCACCTCCATCGTGATCTTCCTCGTCGGCTCCGCGCTCAGCGGCATGGCGCAGGACATGGGCCAGCTCATCGGCTTCCGCGCCATTCAGGGGCTCGGCGCCGGCGGCCTGATGGTCGGCGTGATGGCGATCATCGGTGACCTGATTCCGCCGCGGGACCGCGGCAAGTACCAGGGCATGATGGCCGGGATCATGGCGCTCGCGATGATCGGCGGCCCGCTGGTCGGCGGCACCATCACTGACCACCTCGGCTGGCGCTGGACCTTCTACATCAACCTCCCGCTCGGCGCGGTCGCGCTGGCGATGGTCACCGCCGTACTGCACCTGCCGAAGAAGCGGGCGCGCGGGCGGATCGACTATCTGGGCACCGCACTGCTCACCATCGGGATCACCTCCATCGTGCTGGTGACCACCTGGGGCGGTTCGCAGTACGAGTGGGGCTCCGCGATCATCATGGAGCTGATCTTCCTCGGCGTCGCCTCGATCGTCGGCTTCCTCTTCTGGGAGACCAAGGCCGCCGAACCGGTCGTGCCGCTGCACATCTTCCGCAGCCGCAACTTCTCGGTGATGTCGGTCATCGGCTTCATGACCGGCTTCGTGATGTTCGGCGCGATGCTCTTCCTGCCGCTCTACCAGCAGTCCGTGCAGGGCGCCTCGGCGACCAACTCCGGTCTGCTGCTGATGCCGATGCTGCTCGCGATGATGGCCGTCTCGCTGATCGCGGGTCGTGTCACCACCAGCACCGGCAAGTACAAGGTCTTCCCGATCGCGGGCGGCGCGCTGATGACGGTGGGTCTGTACCTGCTGTCGACGATGGACGTCGACACCTCGCGTCTGTCGACCGGCATCTACATGGCGGTGCTCGGCGCCGGCATGGGCTTCCTGATGCAGATCACGATGCTGGTCGCGCAGAACAGCGTGGAGATGAAGGACATGGGCGTGGGGTCCTCCACGACCACCCTCTTCCGTACGCTCGGATCCTCCTTCGGTGTCGCGATCATGGGCGCGCTCTTCACCAACCGCGTCAACGACGAGATGGCTTCGCGGCTCGGCAAGGCGGCGGGTGCGCTTCCGTCGGCGCAGCTGGACGCGGCCGGTCTGAAGAAGCTGCCGGAGCAGGTGCAGGAGGCGTACAAGTTCGCGGTCTCCTCCGGTGTCCACGCCGGGTTCCTGCTCGGTGCGTGCATCGCGGTGGCGGTCTTCGTGGCGGCGTTCTTCGTCAAGGAGGTCGCGCTGCGGGGGGCCGGTACGCCGGCTCCTGCTGCTCCGCAGGACGCTGACAAGGACAAGGCCGAGGCCTCCGTCTAG
- a CDS encoding TetR/AcrR family transcriptional regulator, with the protein MMARGNTRQRIQDVALELFAEQGYEKTSLREIAEKLDVTKAALYYHFKTKEDILVSLFRDRTAPIDELITWAQGQPSTLETKQEILRRYSEALDTASPLFRFMQENQGTVHKLSIGESFKDRMLSLRELINVPDASLADQVRCMSALFTMHAGMFALKDAEGDPEEKRKAVLEVATELMSQAHTGITDVTP; encoded by the coding sequence ATGATGGCCAGAGGGAACACCCGGCAGCGCATCCAGGACGTAGCGCTGGAGCTCTTCGCCGAGCAGGGGTACGAGAAGACCTCTCTCCGGGAGATCGCCGAGAAACTGGACGTCACCAAAGCGGCGCTCTACTACCACTTCAAGACCAAGGAAGACATCCTCGTCAGTCTCTTCCGGGACCGGACCGCCCCGATCGACGAGCTGATCACCTGGGCGCAGGGACAGCCCAGCACCCTGGAGACGAAGCAGGAGATCCTGCGCCGCTACAGCGAGGCGCTCGACACCGCGTCCCCTCTCTTCCGCTTCATGCAGGAGAACCAGGGCACGGTGCACAAACTCAGCATCGGCGAGAGCTTCAAGGACCGGATGCTGAGCCTGCGCGAGCTGATCAACGTCCCGGACGCCTCACTCGCCGACCAGGTCCGCTGCATGAGCGCGCTCTTCACCATGCACGCCGGCATGTTCGCCCTCAAGGACGCCGAAGGCGACCCGGAGGAGAAGCGCAAGGCTGTCCTCGAGGTCGCCACGGAGCTGATGAGCCAGGCTCACACAGGGATTACGGACGTCACACCGTGA
- a CDS encoding M23 family metallopeptidase has translation MSKRASSHIANRSLRRGVATVVAAGIGATALFGAGAAFAADNDTILAGTTNAASALDKQADAQSTAAKKAAEAQKKSAAAAKKSADAKAASAKKLASEWVTPVDNYTLGSTFGTGGNLWSSGSHSGQDFVVASGTPVKAVHGGTVVKASNNLDGAGDGSAYGNAIVIKHDNGTYSQYAHLTSANVKVGQTVTTGQVIGYSGSTGNSTGPHLHFEIRTTPDYGSAVNPVAFLRGKGVTV, from the coding sequence ATGTCGAAGCGCGCCTCTTCCCACATAGCCAACCGGTCCCTGCGTCGCGGTGTCGCCACCGTCGTGGCGGCCGGTATCGGCGCAACCGCGCTGTTCGGTGCGGGTGCGGCGTTCGCGGCTGACAACGACACGATCCTGGCGGGCACCACCAACGCCGCCTCCGCTCTCGACAAGCAGGCCGACGCGCAGTCCACCGCCGCCAAGAAGGCCGCGGAGGCTCAGAAGAAGTCGGCGGCCGCCGCCAAGAAGTCCGCGGACGCCAAGGCCGCTTCGGCGAAGAAGCTCGCGAGCGAGTGGGTCACGCCGGTCGACAACTACACGCTGGGCTCGACCTTCGGGACCGGCGGCAACCTGTGGTCGAGCGGTTCGCACTCGGGCCAGGACTTCGTCGTCGCGTCCGGTACGCCGGTCAAGGCCGTCCACGGCGGCACCGTCGTGAAGGCGAGCAACAACCTGGACGGCGCCGGCGACGGTTCCGCGTACGGCAACGCCATCGTGATCAAGCACGACAACGGCACGTACTCGCAGTACGCGCACCTCACCTCGGCCAACGTGAAGGTCGGCCAGACCGTCACGACCGGCCAGGTCATCGGCTACTCGGGTTCCACCGGCAACTCGACCGGCCCGCACCTGCACTTCGAGATCCGTACGACCCCGGACTACGGCTCCGCGGTCAACCCCGTCGCCTTCCTGCGCGGCAAGGGCGTCACGGTGTGA
- a CDS encoding NACHT domain-containing protein, producing the protein MDPVVMRIASSVASPLIKKLFQAEGPGAGLVDRPVRIASYVSFKGEKRTLTGTDMHDLAAALVKEAFRTEERPAPADEEWAVVDALTTTLYALGDLTLSDVAAVELGHRSLARELRRAADTPERELSADATYFYERLLETACLHILNFFTQRSTFIPATLVAQSRRQAELIALIDELIARNPLPGSADAAFESRYREHITQKHNALTIYGIDLREFPERWPLDAAYLSLEATGTQPHSFGLPGEQLEPTTVRLPAEEAFLDHERVLLRGDAGSGKTTLVQWLAITADRGRIPFVLPLRTLIRADTLPTPALFLASVACPHTPPDGWAERVLRSRRALVMVDGLDEIPGPDRARTKSWLLDLTTAFPGNHWLVTSRPTAVRPDWLDGFRELTLAPMTSSDVAAFVRRWHGAADAAEYEERLLSALRTRPGLAQLATNPLMCGLICALFRERRGFLPRGRKELYDAALAMLLDRRDMERGMGAPDGIDLGTEARRSLLQRIAYALILSGRTEMDQQDATAIIDRNLPSITTATGRADAPAVFRHLLLRSGLLRQPADGIVNFVHRTFLDYLGAEAAVKDGHLDVLASRAADPTWEDVIRMAVAHARPHERTAILAKLKTEADTADDPATNARLRLLAMACLEDAPELDPRVRAEVESRAAQLIPPSTTAEARILAEAGPLVLELLPGPEGLTDEEALGVTITASRIATDAALPVLKSYRSHPNLRVRAQLAGTWHRFDADEYADEVIAHLAPEDLQLTITTPEQLRTLRRMAPHHSIALIGAHDVPDALAVLHRPTLSQLNIRSNPGLADVEPLTHFPELFQLVLDDCPLVSDLSPLMDTGISWLSISALRSLTNLGGLASLSRLTSLSVSQPLPGDDLSALPAAAPLTFLFLSHDAVTDTGLRGLGRWPTLTRLSLGPHAGRLTPEDWAEVASLPELDSLYLHRTVLDAADSAPALPHVTHLGINNMYGSEDLSALARLFPNLRTVSLAPSPSGRIRTAERYAVLFPGAEVTISPVYGF; encoded by the coding sequence GTGGATCCCGTAGTCATGCGCATCGCGTCGAGCGTGGCCAGCCCGCTCATCAAGAAGCTCTTCCAGGCGGAGGGCCCGGGCGCGGGCCTGGTCGACAGGCCGGTCCGCATCGCGTCGTACGTCTCCTTCAAGGGCGAGAAACGCACCCTGACGGGCACGGACATGCACGACCTGGCGGCGGCCCTGGTGAAGGAGGCCTTCCGTACGGAAGAACGCCCGGCCCCCGCGGACGAGGAATGGGCGGTGGTCGACGCCCTCACGACCACGCTCTACGCGCTCGGCGACCTCACGCTCAGCGACGTGGCGGCCGTGGAACTCGGCCACCGGTCCCTGGCCCGCGAACTGCGCCGCGCGGCCGACACTCCGGAGCGCGAACTCTCCGCGGACGCCACGTACTTCTACGAACGCCTCCTGGAAACGGCCTGCCTGCACATCCTGAACTTCTTCACCCAGCGCTCGACGTTCATCCCGGCGACGCTGGTCGCGCAGAGCCGTCGCCAGGCCGAACTCATAGCCCTGATCGACGAATTGATAGCCCGCAATCCCCTCCCAGGCTCGGCGGACGCGGCCTTCGAGAGCCGCTACCGCGAACACATCACGCAGAAGCACAACGCCCTCACCATTTACGGGATCGACCTGCGCGAATTCCCGGAGCGGTGGCCGCTGGACGCGGCGTATCTCAGCCTGGAGGCGACCGGCACCCAGCCGCACAGCTTCGGCCTGCCCGGCGAGCAGTTGGAGCCCACCACGGTCAGGCTCCCCGCGGAGGAGGCCTTCCTGGACCACGAGCGGGTACTGCTGCGGGGCGACGCGGGCTCCGGCAAGACCACCCTCGTCCAGTGGCTGGCGATCACAGCGGACCGTGGCCGGATCCCTTTCGTCCTCCCCCTGCGCACCCTGATCCGCGCGGACACCCTCCCCACACCGGCCCTCTTCCTGGCCTCCGTCGCCTGCCCGCACACCCCGCCGGACGGCTGGGCGGAGCGCGTACTGCGTTCCCGCCGCGCCCTGGTCATGGTCGACGGCCTCGACGAAATCCCCGGCCCCGACCGCGCCCGTACCAAGTCCTGGCTCCTCGACCTCACCACCGCGTTCCCTGGCAACCACTGGCTGGTCACGAGCCGCCCCACCGCTGTGCGCCCCGACTGGCTGGACGGCTTCCGCGAACTGACCCTGGCCCCCATGACCAGCTCCGATGTGGCTGCGTTCGTACGGCGCTGGCACGGGGCCGCGGACGCGGCCGAGTACGAGGAGAGGCTGCTCTCCGCGCTCCGCACCCGCCCCGGGCTGGCCCAACTGGCCACCAACCCCCTGATGTGCGGCCTCATCTGCGCCCTCTTCCGCGAGCGCCGCGGGTTCCTCCCGCGAGGCCGCAAGGAGCTGTACGACGCGGCGCTCGCCATGCTCCTGGACCGGCGCGACATGGAGCGTGGCATGGGCGCACCCGACGGCATCGACCTGGGCACCGAGGCCCGCCGCTCACTGCTGCAGCGCATCGCATACGCACTGATCCTCAGCGGCCGTACGGAAATGGACCAGCAGGACGCGACGGCCATCATCGACCGCAATCTCCCATCGATCACGACCGCCACCGGCCGCGCCGACGCCCCGGCGGTCTTCCGCCACCTCCTCCTCCGCAGCGGCCTGTTGCGCCAGCCGGCCGACGGCATCGTCAACTTCGTCCACCGCACGTTCCTGGACTACCTGGGCGCCGAAGCCGCCGTGAAGGACGGCCACCTGGATGTGCTGGCGAGCCGGGCAGCCGATCCCACGTGGGAGGACGTCATCCGGATGGCTGTCGCCCACGCCCGCCCCCATGAACGGACGGCGATCCTGGCCAAGTTGAAGACGGAGGCCGACACCGCCGACGACCCCGCGACCAACGCCCGGCTGCGCCTCCTCGCCATGGCCTGTCTGGAGGACGCACCGGAACTTGACCCCCGGGTCCGCGCAGAGGTCGAGTCCCGTGCGGCCCAGCTCATCCCGCCGAGCACCACGGCCGAGGCCCGCATCCTGGCGGAAGCCGGTCCGCTGGTCCTGGAACTGCTCCCCGGCCCCGAGGGCCTGACCGACGAGGAGGCACTGGGGGTGACGATCACGGCATCACGGATCGCCACCGACGCGGCACTCCCTGTCCTGAAGAGCTACCGCTCCCATCCGAATCTCCGCGTACGGGCCCAACTGGCCGGAACCTGGCACCGGTTCGACGCCGATGAGTACGCGGACGAGGTGATCGCACACCTCGCCCCCGAAGACCTCCAGCTCACGATCACCACACCGGAACAGCTCCGCACGCTCCGGCGCATGGCCCCGCACCACAGCATCGCCCTGATCGGCGCCCATGACGTTCCGGACGCCCTCGCGGTCCTGCACCGGCCCACGCTGAGCCAGCTGAACATCAGGTCCAACCCCGGCCTGGCCGACGTCGAACCCCTGACGCACTTCCCCGAACTCTTCCAACTGGTGCTGGACGACTGCCCGTTGGTGAGCGATCTGTCACCCCTCATGGACACGGGGATCTCCTGGCTGAGCATCTCCGCCCTGAGGAGCCTGACGAACCTGGGAGGACTGGCGTCGCTCTCCCGCCTCACCAGCCTGAGTGTCAGCCAGCCCCTGCCCGGCGACGACCTCTCCGCGCTCCCGGCAGCCGCGCCGCTGACCTTCCTCTTCCTCAGCCACGACGCGGTCACCGACACCGGCCTGCGCGGCCTCGGCCGGTGGCCGACGCTGACGCGGCTCAGCCTCGGTCCACACGCGGGCCGCCTCACCCCGGAGGACTGGGCGGAGGTCGCGAGCCTGCCCGAACTGGACTCCCTCTACTTGCACCGCACCGTGCTCGATGCCGCCGACAGTGCCCCGGCCCTCCCTCACGTCACGCACCTCGGCATCAACAACATGTACGGGTCGGAGGACCTCTCCGCCCTGGCGCGCCTCTTCCCCAACCTCCGCACGGTCTCCCTCGCCCCGTCACCCTCAGGAAGAATTCGCACCGCGGAGCGCTACGCGGTCCTCTTCCCCGGCGCCGAGGTCACCATCAGCCCGGTGTACGGCTTCTGA
- a CDS encoding alpha/beta fold hydrolase yields MPYFETTTDNTRLHYVDYGPSTGRTILFINSAYFGTEMWERQMLPLATDGYRCVGLDRRGHGRSDDVWGGFDLDTLAGDIAALVDHLDLTGITLVGHSIGTAEAVRYLTRHGSEGRVDRIALVAGMTPGPARSADHPEGVDPALLQAGGDAFRRDRMAFFDDSLEGFFALQFPENQLSPGYARYMVDKCAAATARAGNAIFDILVTMNVAPEMTKIAVPALVIHGTDDASAPIDLTGRRSAALIPDAAFKVYEHGGHGLMTTHADQLTADLREFMTA; encoded by the coding sequence ATGCCGTACTTCGAGACCACCACCGACAACACCCGCCTCCACTACGTCGACTACGGCCCGTCCACCGGCCGCACCATCCTCTTCATCAACAGCGCCTACTTCGGCACGGAGATGTGGGAGCGCCAGATGCTCCCCCTCGCCACCGACGGCTACCGCTGCGTCGGTCTCGACCGGCGCGGGCACGGGCGGTCCGACGACGTCTGGGGCGGGTTCGACCTCGATACGCTCGCCGGCGACATCGCGGCACTCGTCGACCATCTCGACCTCACCGGCATCACCCTCGTCGGCCACTCGATCGGGACCGCCGAGGCCGTCCGCTACCTCACCCGGCACGGCAGCGAGGGCCGGGTCGACCGCATAGCCCTGGTCGCCGGAATGACGCCGGGCCCCGCACGCTCCGCCGATCATCCGGAGGGTGTCGACCCCGCGCTCCTCCAGGCCGGCGGCGACGCCTTCCGCCGCGACCGGATGGCGTTCTTCGACGACAGCCTCGAAGGCTTCTTCGCCCTGCAGTTCCCGGAGAACCAGCTCTCCCCCGGATACGCCCGCTACATGGTCGACAAGTGCGCCGCGGCCACCGCCCGCGCCGGGAACGCCATCTTCGACATCCTCGTCACGATGAACGTCGCCCCGGAGATGACGAAGATCGCCGTCCCCGCCCTCGTCATCCACGGCACCGACGACGCCTCCGCCCCCATCGACCTCACCGGCCGCCGGTCTGCCGCCCTGATCCCGGACGCCGCCTTCAAGGTGTACGAGCACGGCGGCCACGGCCTCATGACCACGCACGCCGATCAACTCACCGCTGATCTGCGGGAGTTCATGACCGCCTGA